CTCTCATCCTATCAAATTCTGCCACATAAGGGTGATTTGTTAAGTTCACAAatcaccgttatttactaagacccCCTCGATTATGCAAaactaaatattataaaaagttaatattatgaattatgcgattagacgatttaaacaagatttcacatgagtatattttttcttacacctTAGCCACAATTAGAGGGTGCTCATTTGGGTCAGGAAATTTCGAATCAAGTGTTTCGTGCATGTTTATAATCAGGTTTTGTGTCTACTTTGATTTTTACAAATTTGTTAATTCATTTGAAGTCGGGTCAAAGTCAGCTCGTTTATAAAGTTAGATAAATGTCGGATCGTCCAATTTTTTTCGAACACCTctaaccgcaatatataaaaaatagcttgaacaatgaatagtgtcaataacACTAATGTagtaagtatttcagaacggagaatGTATATATTAACATGGAACATCAATATGCAGGTAAGTGTAGCTGGGTACACAGCTGGGCAACGAGCAAAACATGTACCAAGAGGAATGTACGTGGCAGGTGCATCCATTTTAGTAGGCACAGCAGTGACAATGCTACTACTTGTTGTTCTTAATGTCTTCCCTTTTACTCCAAGATACATCATCCCTGTTGCTGGTATGATGGTTGGCAATGCTATGACTACTACTGGTGTTACCATGAAAAGGCTTCGAGACGACATCAAGCTTCAAATCAACTTggtatttttcttttcatttcagATTATAATGAACTATATTTGAAAAGACGACTCATTGAATtaagtttacttttttggtaatATGGTGTTGCTTGTAATGATATGCCAATGATAGATCTCTAACTTGATCTCAAGACCTTTGAACATTAAACCAATTGATCAACTCCTATTCTTCTGTGTTATATGTTGTCATAGTTTAGGCAGGCTCGAAGCCTCAATAGGAAATGACCCCCTTGTTGGCTTTAACAAGGGTAAGTTAGATTCGATTTGTATAGATTCAGCTCGACAAACTTTACTTAAGTGGGAGCTATACTGACATTACGATAATGAAATGATATTGTTATCTTTTCattagttaaaataataaaaggtaAGTTGGGTTTGTGTTATATGTGATCTCATGTTATATATTTTGTCATTCCTCTTTCCATGAGATCTTGATGCACGCAACACATGCTTCACTTACACTTGTCGCTGGCTAGATATTTTACATGAAAGACAAGGTCACTCCATGACTGAAATTcgtaatactaaaaaaaaattatttcagccaaaagtttaaaaatcaaacgtgataaatttgttattgggcTTGTACACAACAAGACCCGCATAAAAGGAGAGTTGACTGCACACAGACCTgatgaggttccatcctaaaaaTCAATTGGTATTAGGAGTAACCCATCAAGAATATATGTTAGTCGACCTATTTTTAAGTTTCGAATGGGATtacatgtgggttattttctAACAGGACGAGGATGAGTCATGACTATGCTGTTATGTGTATGAAAAACAGGTTGAGACAGCATTAGCTCTAGGAGCAACACCAAGTCAAGCAACAGTCCAACAAGTGAAAAGGGCACTAGTAATAGCTCTATCTCCAGTTATGGACAATGCCAAAACAGTTGGGTTAATATCCCTTCCAGGAGCAATGACTGGCATGATTATGGGGGGTGCTTCTCCTTTAGAGGCTATCCAACTACAAATAATTGTTATGAATATGTTATTGGGAGCTTCCACTTTGAGCTGCATAATATCAACATACCTATCTTGGCCTTATTTTTTTACCAAGACCTACCAATTGGAATCTAAGGTCTTTTCTTCTGATTAAAGTTTGGTatattcaactcaataaaaataaGTCGTCTCATATTGTATATTGTATAGGGAACCTTACAAAGAAGGTCTTATGTCATGTGGATTCACTAATTTCTAATGATACAGTAGTATGTTCTaatgttaatatatatttttcacttAGTGAGTGTTTGGCTATTGACTGTTGGTTTGTTTGTCTGATTATCAACTGATAACGTAACATTGGCTTTTTGTTAGCTCTTATACCGGTTGAAGAGCCCGCTTTAATGAGCATGTTTGGCCGATAAAAGTTAGATGTTAGTTGCTAGTTGTTTGTTAGATGGAATAATAAGTGGgccaaaaactaaaaatcgaATGAAAACAAGCTATTTATAGAAGTTTTTTTAGTTTTGGCTTAAAAGATAGTTTTTCACCAACTTAACAGTGAGTAGTCATTTATCAAAGATATTTTTACTGTTTGACTAACCAATAAATAGGAAACTAAAAGTACAAATTCAGTAGAGAGAAAGGGATGAATGTAATGGTCAAGTTTAGCGTTTCATGATAAAATGGTATAATTGGTTGTTATGAAACAAATCAACAAGTAAtcatattttaagaaaaaaacaaCTAAGAAAATGATGTGTATATGGTTTTGTGGATGAGAAATTTCTTTTAAGAATTTCTAAAATCTAACATTTTCATGAATCACATTGAAatatttcttttccttctaAATAAACTATTCAAAcactaaaaataacaacaaatataaaaatttctcaataaAACCcgaaaatttaagttttttttttctcttttgtatatataaatcTTCATTTAAAGAATGATATCATTCAGAACACTTCAAATTTTTCTTCAAGTCCTGTTCATTTCAACGTGTTATTTATCATTTAGAATTCATTGtcatcaacaacaaaaatttaatcATGAAATACCAAACTTTGGTGATCCAAGACATCATTTTCATGATCCAATGTCAGCAGAATTCCTACATGCACATAATCTAATTAGAGCAAAATATGGAATGCCACCATTAAAATGGAATCAAACCCTAGCAGAGTATGCTTATGAACATGGATCAAAATTGATTGGTAATTGTTCAATGGTACATTCTATAGGTAAATAtggtgaaaatttattttatggtAAGTTACATCATTGGACTCCTACACGTATTGTTGAAAACTGGGCACAAGAAtcattgtttttcaattttaaagcaGGAAAATGTGCAACAGATTGGACACAATGTGGGCATTTTACCCAAGTTGTTTGGGCAGATACCGTTCATGTCGGTTGTCATAGATTAAAATGTATTGGGCTTAATAAAGGTTATATTGGCATTTGTAATTATGATCCACCTGGGAATCTACTCGATCAAAGTCCTTTTGTTCGAAAATCGGCTAATGCCAATGCCATAGGCTAATACCAATGCAATAATGTTCATTAGAGGTTACCCATATTTTTCAGTGAAATTGCTATGTTTAATTCTTAAGAAGCTCTCGAATGAAAGGAACATTGCAATTCTTTAAAATGAAGGGGTAAAGATTTTTGCACGTAGTTTTTTAGTTGTTCGATAAAACTGTATTGGGTTTAATAGAGATTATATTGACATTTGTTATTATGATACACCTAAAATCGGATTATCAAAGTCCGTTTGTTTGAAAAACAACTAATACCAACAATGTTCGTTAGAAGTTACTCATGTTTTTCAATGAAATTGCTACATATATTTCTTAAGCTCCCGTATGGAAGAAACATAACAAATTTGTTGAAACTAAAgggtaaatttttttatatgtaattttttagTTATTCAAGAAAATTATATTGGTAtctagaaaataaaaacaaaaaaaaaattgtaaattttaaattgaaacaATTGTATATAGGTGATTTCGTTATTCAATTAAACCAAAGATTTGCACAAAAATGACTTGTATATGTGTTTTTAGCTTCCATTtgaaagatgaattagttatgTGTTATCTTTTTAGTAACTAAATTGTAATATTGGCATGTTAAGTacataaaattaatattgtatTAGTAATCCAAGGAAGatgaaattatattatattctatGACACATACATGTTCCTAAAGAATACTCAAATTGGACCTTTCCCTAGCAAAATTCTTGTAACCCATGAAGATTCAAATAATCATTAGTGATGATTAATGTACATAGTTAGCCATATGACTAAAATTTTATGCTAATAGTTTTAATTAAAAGGATTGCCTTTCAAATATATTTGACATAACTTGTTGATTTCAATTCATTTAAGAGATTTTTTTATGATGAAATTGTATATTTGCGGTTAAAGAaaaatatgagttttttttaactttCTCTCCTAGTGACTtgtgtaaataattaaaaaaactcaaTATAGCCacattattatgttttatatctttaataaataataaaatagttttatatCATTATAGTAGAaaaaaatagatcaaaaatcatttttttaaaaacataaaatttgcATCTAAGAAAACAAGATATGTTATTAATGAGCATGACTACATGAGGTATGTTGACTTTGTCATCAATGGAATATTTGTTTGATTATAGAGTagacaagtaaaaaaaaattacgtgagaatcaaacttaatgaaaataatacttgCTCATTAATTGAGATaagactagaggtgttcaatggcGTTCGTTATTGAGTCGATTTCAAACTAAGTGtttaaagttgttcaaatttaaatcttaaatctaaattaatcttcacataattttaatttaattttgatcaaattaatatcaaatttaaatataaaatccGATAGTTATCAAATACTTAAtatctattttatttaaatacatCTAGACATAACTCAAATTTCATTTACTATGAGGTTGGAACTAGGAAGTACTTCAATTGAAGTAGTTATAATATCCATTCCGTCTAAGGAACACCCACCACACCAACCATAATctttaaacaaaatttttattaaaataaattcaacaaaaaacaaatacaaaatcGCGTAAAATGGCGGTATCTCCAATGATGTGAAAATCGATGAAATTGGGCAAAAGAAATAAATGGCATTCTTCAATTTTTAGGGAAAGATTTTTGATGTTTGTTGTTTAATCATTCCATTGTTCCTTTGTAAGTTGCCAAGACGGAACAATAACATCTATACTAGGACAACTACTACCCTTAAAAGTCAATCTTGTTCTTGTCCTTTTTACGGGATTACATTAACATTTGATCGGCTTAATCTTCTTTGTTCTTGGGTAAATCTTTTTGTTCTTGGGTTAAATCTTCATTTTGCATCACTTTGACTAATACCCAAGTAAGtaattggttttaatttgtggatTTTTGATCTGGGTtgtttgatttttccttttcttgctaaatatttatgattttgattgatgattgatgattgttggttttgattgttgattgtttggTTCTCCATTGCAGGCATTGTGTGTTTGATTCTTTTGccaattgaattaaatttatgCATGAATTGGATTACTTAATAAGTTCAATAGAATTGAACTATTTGGTAATAATTAGGGATTTTCATACATTGAATTAATTTGGGGATTATTGAACTATTGAAATCATGAATGTAGTAGGAAAAGTTGGAAGTTTGATTACTCAAGGTGTGTATTCTGTTGCTACCCCTTTTCATCCTTTTGGGGGGGCAGTTGATATCATTGTTGTTCAACAACAAGATGGTAGTTTTAGGAGCACTCCTTGGTATGTACAGTTTGGTAAATTTCAAGGTGTTCTTAAGGGTGCTGAAAAAATGGTTCAAATAAAAGTTAATGGTATTGAAGCTAACTTTCATATGCATCTTGATAATTCTGGTGAAGCTTATTTTGTAAGAGAAGCTGTATCAATTGAAAATGGTGAGGAGAAACAGGTGTTGAAGGATGAAAGGGAACCTACTCTAGAATATAGTTTTAGTGTAGATAATAGCCAATGTACTATAAATAACGAAAATATCGAAAATTTTAGGTTGCAAAGTACTTTGTCTGATCCGGGGATCTTGTCGGAGAATTTTTCTTCTTTCAATAGGTTAGAAAGGAATGACTCTGATGCTTGTAGGTTTTATGATTTTCAAGATGATCAGTCATTTGATGACTCTATGGAGCTGTCATCTGAGTATGGTTCTAATCCATATGAGAATATGGAAGTTGTGGAGAATTTTGTGGAAGCACAGGGATCAGATTCGGAAATGGTTTTGGTGAGTGTAGATGGTCACATTTTAACAGCACCTATCTCATCATCTGAGCATAACGGTGAAATTGTGCAACTGGATACACCCCAATTTCACCTAGGACCAGGTAAAGGTAATGGGTTTTGTGAAGAAGATAGGGAGTTTACTGTGAGTGAGACTACATGGGATTCTCAATACCTTAATGATCTAGAGGCCTCTTCCATTAAACCGGGTTCTTCTGAAAATAACAATGCTGATTTACATCAGGGCTTTTCCAATACTGTTAAAATTGAAGAACATACCTCTGAAAATCAAGAAAGTGATGGGGAACATACTCAACTTTCAGAAGTACGCCATGACGAGGGAACTAACAAAATATATGAGTTAGAATCGTGTGAAGAAAACAAAGAATTTACCCATCGAGAGGCCAAACCTTCAGTAGTTTGTTTAAATTCTAGGAACAGTCTATGCAAAAATGAAGAAAGTGGGGAGATGAGTGAACATGAAGCTGGTGGAGATGAGAAAATATTGCATGAAGACGGTGGAGTTGAGGACACGCATCTTCCAGCAGGTTTGGACGATGAGGAGTGTCCAAACCGAGACGAGGATGATAATTGTAATAAGCTCCAAACGATAGATTCCTACATTCATAGTGATATTGAAGATACATCTCCTAGCAGTAAGAACGAAGATAAATTCA
The Amaranthus tricolor cultivar Red isolate AtriRed21 chromosome 11, ASM2621246v1, whole genome shotgun sequence DNA segment above includes these coding regions:
- the LOC130827668 gene encoding protein ALUMINUM SENSITIVE 3: MDQKWWINFLKGMLKPVAALTVVFLAVALSRFKKLEIEGEMIYSIFRAFLQLSIIGFVLQFIFNQGNISWIILAYLFMVSVAGYTAGQRAKHVPRGMYVAGASILVGTAVTMLLLVVLNVFPFTPRYIIPVAGMMVGNAMTTTGVTMKRLRDDIKLQINLVETALALGATPSQATVQQVKRALVIALSPVMDNAKTVGLISLPGAMTGMIMGGASPLEAIQLQIIVMNMLLGASTLSCIISTYLSWPYFFTKTYQLESKVFSSD
- the LOC130827669 gene encoding pathogenesis-related protein 1B-like, which gives rise to MISFRTLQIFLQVLFISTCYLSFRIHCHQQQKFNHEIPNFGDPRHHFHDPMSAEFLHAHNLIRAKYGMPPLKWNQTLAEYAYEHGSKLIGNCSMVHSIGKYGENLFYGKLHHWTPTRIVENWAQESLFFNFKAGKCATDWTQCGHFTQVVWADTVHVGCHRLKCIGLNKGYIGICNYDPPGNLLDQSPFVRKSANANAIG